Within Halobacterium jilantaiense, the genomic segment GGCTGGGGCGGCGTCCTCGCCGGTGTCGTCGTGCTGGTCCTCGGGCACCTTCTGGTGCTGGCGCTCGGGGTCACATCGGCCGGCTTACAGACGCTACGCCTCGAATACGTGGAGTTCTTTAACAAGTTTTATGAAGGCGGTGGCGAGAAGTACAACCCGTTCGGTTACACACGCAACTACACCACTGAGGACTAAGTAAAATTAAAAATGTTCGAAACTTTGTCGACGATCCTGACCCAGACCGGAGGTAACATGCCCGCAATCACGCCGAAGTCCGCGGCCGCTCTCGCAGTGGGCCTCGCCGCGCTCGCCGCCGGGTACGCGGAGCGAGGTATCGGTTCCGCCGCAGTCGGCGCAATCGCCGAGGACCAGGACCTCTTCGGTACGGGCCTCATCCTGACGGTCCTCCCGGAGACGCTCGTCATCCTCGCGCTGGTCGTCGTCTTCGTCGTCCCGACCCCGTTCTAACCACCCCCGCAGTCTCCACTTATGAGTCTGGAAACAGTAGTTGAGGATATCCGAGACGAGGCCCGCGAGCGCGCGAAGGAGATTCGTGCAGACGCCGAAGAGCGCGCCGACGACATCGTGGCAGAGGCGGAAGCCGACGCCGACGAGATCGTCGCCGAAGCCGAGGCTGACGTCGAGGCCGAGATCGAGCAGGAGCGCGAGCAGAAGCTCTCCAGCGCGAAACTCGAGGCCAAGCAGATGCGCCTCGAAGCGCGCCGAGACGCGCTCCAGTCGGTCCGGTCGACCGTCGAAGACCGCATCGCGGCCATCGACGGCGACGAGCGCGAGGAGCTCACCCGCGAGCTGCTCGACGCCGCCAGCACGGAGTTCGGCGACGAGGACGTCCGCGTGTTCGGTCGCGCGGACGACGAGGCTCTCCTCTCCGACATCCTCGACGACTACGACGGCTACGAGTACGCCGGCGAGTACGACTGTCTCGGCGGCGTGGTCGTAGAGAGTGACGCGTCCCGGGTCCGGGTGAACAACACGTTCGACTCGGTCCTCGAGGACGTCTGGGAGAACAACCTGAAAGCAATCAGCGCCCGCCTGTTCGACGAGGAGCAATGAGCGCGTCCGGACCGGCCAACTACGAGTACGTGGTCGCCCGGGTCCGCCACCGCCGAGCCAGCCTGTTCGGCGACGACGAGTACCGGAAGCTCCTGCGCATGGGCACCGGCGAAATTGCGCGGTTCATGGAGGACACCGCGTACGAGGAGTCCGTGAACCGCCTCGGTTCCCGGTACAGCGGCGTCGACCTCGTGGAGTACGCGCTCAACGACACGCTGGCGCTCGAGTTCGACTCGCTGCTCCGCTGGAGCGACGGCCGGCTGTACGAGCAGGTCGTGAAGTACCTCCGGAAGTTCGACGCGTGGAACGTGAAGACGGTGTTCCGCGGGCTGTACTCCGATTCGAGCCCCGAGGAGATCCGTACTGACTTCGTCGACGCCGGCGAGTTCAGCGACGACCTCCTCGACCGTCTGGTCGCCGCCGACTCCATCGAGACGGTCGTCGAGACCCTCGACGGGACGCTGTTCGAGCCGTACCTCGAGTCCGCGTTCGCGGACTACGAGGAGACCGGGACGCTCGTCCCGCTGGAGAACGCCGTCGACCGCGCGTACTACGAGAACCTCGTGCCCAAGCGGGTCACGAATCAGGACAGTCCGCAGGCGCTGTACGCGGAGTTCCTGACCGCCGAGATCGACTTCCGGAACGTTCGGAACGCGCTGCGGCTGGCGCGCTCGGGGGCGTCCGTCGACCCCGAGGAGTACTTCATCGAGGGCGGGACGCTGTTCGACGCGTCCGAACTCGGCGCGCTCGTCGAGCGGAAGTCCGACCTCGTCGACCGCGTCCGGGACAGCCGGTACGGCGACGAGCTCTCGGCCGCGCTCACCGACCTCGAGGAGGCAGACAGCCTCATCGGGTTCGAGCACGCGCTCGACCGCGCGCTCTTGGAGTACTCGGACCACCTCTCGTACGTCTACCCGCTGTCGGTCTGTCCGGTACTGGCGTACGTGCTCGCGAAGGAACGGGAAGTAGACAACATTCGCGCCATCGCTCGCGGTCGGGAGGCCGGCCTGAGCGAGGACGAGATTCAGGAGGAGCTGGTCATCCTATGAGCCAGGAGATCGCCGTGGTCGGCAGCCCGGAGTTCACCACCGGGTTCCGACTGGCGGGCGTTCGGAAGTTCGAGAACGTCCCGCAGGACGAGAAAGACGAACAGCTGGACGGTGCCGTGGAGGCGGTTCTCGAGGACGACGACGTCGGCATCGCCGTGATGCACGACGACGACCTCGACCACCTCTCGCGGACCGTCCGGCAGTCCGTCGAGACCAGCGTGGAACCGACGTTCGTGACCATCGGCGGCGGAGCCGCCGGCGGCAGCGGACTTCGAGACCAGATCAAGCGCGCCATCGGGATCGACCTGATGGGCGACGAGGAGGAAGGTGAGTAACTTCGAATGAGTCAAGCAGAGACAATCACCGACACCGGCGAGATCGAGAGCGTGAGCGGTCCGGTCGTGACCGCCACGGACCTCGACGCCCAGATGAACGACGTCGTCTACGTGGGCGACGAGGGTCTGATGGGCGAGGTCATCGAGATAGAGGGCGACGTAACCACCATCCAGGTGTACGAGGAGACGTCCGGCATCGGGCCGGGCGAGCCCGTCGAGAACACGGGCGAGCCGCTCACCGTGGACCTGGGTCCGGGCATGCTGGACTCCATCTACGACGGCGTCCAGCGCCCGCTGGACGTCCTCGAAGACGAGATGGGGGCGTTCCTCGACCGCGGCGTCGACGCGCCCGGCATCGACCTGGAGAAGGAGTGGGACTTCGAGCCCGCCGTCGAGGAGGGCGACGAGGTCGAGGCCGGCGACGTCGTCGGCAGCGTCGACGAGACCGTCAGCATCGAGCACAAGGTCCTCGTCCCGCCCCGAAGCGAGGGCGGCGAGGTCGTGAGCGTCGAGTCCGGGTCGTTCACCGTCGAGGAGACGGTCGTCGAGCTGGACACCGGCGAGGAGATCGCGATGCACCAGGAGTGGCCGGTGCGCCGCCAGCGGCCGACCGTCGAGAAGCAGACGCCGACGGAGCCGCTGGTGTCCGGCCAGCGCATCCTCGACGGCCTGTTCCCGCTCGCGAAGGGCGGGACGGCCGCGATTCCGGGGCCGTTCGGCTCCGGGAAGACGGTCACCCAGCAGTCCCTGGCAAAGTTCGCGGACGCGGACATCGTCGTCTACATCGGCTGCGGTGAGCGCGGCAACGAGATGACCGAGGTCATCGAGGACTTCCCGGAGCTGCCCGACCCGCAGACCGGGAACCCGCTGATGGCTCGGACGTGTCTCATTGCGAACACGTCCAACATGCCGGTCGCGGCCCGCGAGTCCTGCATCTACACGGGTATCACCATCGGCGAGTACTACCGCGACATGGGGTACGACGTGGCCCTGATGGCCGACTCCACCTCGCGGTGGGCCGAGGCGATGCGCGAGATCTCCTCCCGGCTCGAAGAGATGCCCGGCGAGGAGGGCTACCCGGCCTACCTGGCCGCGCGGCTCTCGCAGTTCTACGAGCGCGCCGGCTACTTCGAGAACCAGAACGGCACCGAGGGCTCCATCTCCGTCATCGGCGCGGTCAGCCCGCCGGGCGGTGACTTCTCCGAGCCCGTCACCCAGAACACGCTGCGTATCGTGAAGACGTTCTGGGCGCTGGACTCCGACCTGGCAGAGCGCCGGCACTTCCCGGCGATCAACTGGGACGAGTCCTACAGCCTGTACAAGGACCAGCTCGACCCGCACTTCGAGGAGAACGTCGTCAGCGACTGGTCGGAGCAGCGCCAGTGGGCCGTCGACATCCTCGACGAGGAGTCCGAACTGGAGGAGATCGTGCAGCTCGTCGGCAAGGACGCGCTGCCGGAAGACCAGCAGCTCACCCTCGAGGTCGCACGCTACATCCGCGAGGCGTGGCTCCAGCAGAACGCGCTCCACGACGTGGACCGCTACTGCCCGCCGGAGAAGACGTACGCCATCCTCTCGGGTATCAAGTCGTTCCACGACGAGGCCTTCGAGGCGCTGGAGGCCGGCGTCCCGGTCGACGAGATTACGGCCATCGACGCCGCGCCCCGCCTGAACCGCCTCGGCACGACGCCCGACGACGAGTACGAGGCGGAGGTCGAGGAGATCGAACAGCAGATTAGCGAACAGCTCCGGGAGCTCTACTGACAATGAAAGAGTACCAGACGATCACCGAAGTCAGCGGCCCGCTGGTGTACGTCGAGACCGACGAGCCAATCGGGTACGACGAGATCGTCGAGATCGAGACGCCGGACGGCGAAGTCAAGCGCGGACAGGTGCTGGAGTCCAGTCAGGGCTTCGTCGCCATCCAGGTCTTCGAGGGCACCGAGGGCATCGGGCAGGACGCCTCGGTGCGGTTCCTCGGCGAGACCCTGAAGATGCCCGTGACCGAGGACCTCCTCGGGCGCGTGCTGGACGGGTCCGGCAACCCCATCGACGGCGGTCCCGACATCGTCCCCGACGAGCGACTCGACATCGTCGGCGAAGCAATCAACCCGCACGCTCGCGAGTACCCCGAGGAGTTCATCCAGACCGGCGTGTCCGCCATCGACGGCATGAACACGCTGGTCCGCGGGCAGAAACTCCCCATCTTCTCCGGGTCCGGGCTGCCGCACAGCGACCTCGCGCTCCAGATTGCGCGACAGGCGTCCGTGCCGGAGGAGGAAGAAGAGGGCGGCGAGGGCAGTGAGTTCGCCGTCGTCTTCGGCGCGATGGGTATCACGGCGGAGGAAGCCAACGAGTTCATGGAGGACTTCGAGCGCACCGGTGCGCTGGAGCGCTCCGTGGTCTTCATGAACCTCGCTGACGACCCGGCCGTCGAGCGGACGGTCACGCCGCGGATGGCGCTGACCACGGCGGAGTACCTCGCGTTCGAGAAGGACTACCACGTCCTCGTCATCCTGACGGACATGACGAACTACTGCGAGGCGCTCCGCGAGATCGGCGCGGCGCGCGAGGAGGTGCCGGGTCGACGTGGCTACCCCGGCTACATGTACACGGACCTGGCGCAGCTCTACGAGCGCGCCGGCCGCATCGAGGGCGAGGAGGGGTCTGTCACCCAGATTCCCATCCTCACGATGCCGGGTGACGACGACACGCACCCGATTCCGGACCTCACCGGGTACATCACCGAGGGTCAGATTATGATGAACCGCGACCTGAACAGCCAGGGCGTGACGCCGCCCGTGAACGTCCTGCCGAGCCTCTCCCGCCTGATGGACGACGGTATCGGCGAGGGGCTGACGCGGGACGACCACGGCGACGTCTCCGACCAGCTGTACGCGGCGTACGCGGAGGGCGAGGAGCTCCGCGACCTCGTGAACATCGTCGGCCGCGAGGCCCTGAGCGAGCGGGACAACCGCTACCTGGACTTCGCGGATCGCTTCGAGGCGGAGTTCGTCGACCAGGGCTTCAAGACGAGCCGCGACATCGAGGAGACGCTGGACCTCGGCTGGGAGCTGCTGTCGATGTTCCCGAAGGCCGAGCTGAACCGCGTCGACGAGGACCTCATCGACGAGTACTACGTCGAGGACGAGACCGAGGAAGCCGCGACCGCCGACTGACTGCGGCACCCGACGTTCTCTCAGTTCTCTCTTTCGGTCCGCCGCGGAGCGACGCGTCGGCCAAACGCACTTGTCGCTTCGCTTCTAACGTGAGTCAGTGACACGCACGGCTGTGGGTCGTCGAGCGCGGTTCCGGGTGGTGGCGTGACCGAGCCCGAGTCGGTTCGCGAGGCTGCACGCGCTGTCGACGTAGACGAATCGCTGAAGGAGCGCGCGATGGACGAAGCACCGGTCGGCATCACCATCTCGGACCCGTCGCTGCCGGACAATCCGCTGGTGTACGTCAACGACGCCTACGAGCGGTTGACGGGGTACAGCCGCGAGGAGGTCATCGGGCGGAACTGCCGCTTGCTTCAGGGGCCGGACACCCGCGAGGAGCCGGTGGCGGAGATGCGGCGCGCCATCGACGCCGGCGAGCGCGTCTCCGTGGAACTCCGGAACTACCGGAAGGACGGCACGGAGTTCTGGAACCGGGTGGAGGTCGCGCCCATCTACGAGGACGGCGCGGTGACGAACTACGTCGGGTTCCAGACAGACGTGACTCGCCGGGTGCTCGCCGAGCGCGCCGCCCGCGAGCGGGCGCACGGCCTGCGTGACGAGCGCGCGACCCTGGCGCGCGTTCTCGACCGCGTGAACGGCCTGCTGGGGGATGTGACGACGGCGCTCGTTCAGGCGACCACGCGAGAGGGTCTCCAGCGGGCGGTCTGCCGGCGCGTCAGCAGCGGCGATTCGTACGCGTTCGCGTGGATCGGCGAGTACGACTACGCGTCGGAGGCCGTGAAGCCGGCCGTCGCGGTGGCCGGGGACGGCACGGAGTTGACGGACTTCGAGGTGTCGCTCGGCGACGACGACCCGGCGGTGCGCGCCGTCGAGACCGACACCGTCCAGGTGGTCGACGCGTCGACGGGCGGCGGGCTTCCCGGAGTGGCGCTGCCGAGTCGGTTCGAGTCGATGGCGGTCGTCCCGCTGACGTACCACGACTCGACCTACGGCGTGCTCTGTATCTGTGCCACCACCGAGGCGTTCGACGACCACGAGCGCGTGGTGTTGCGCGCCATCGGCCGCGCGACCGCCACTGGCATCAACGCGGTGGAGAGCCACCGGCGCGTGGAGACCGACGAGCGCACGGAACTCACCTACGACCTCTCGTCCGCGACGTGGTTCGTCACCGACCTGGCGGCGGCCGCCGACTGCGACTTGGAGTACGTCGGTGCCGAGCGGACCGACGGCTCGCTCACGCTCCTGTTCGACGCCTCGGCGTTCGACGGGGACCCGGGTGGACTCGCGGACGAGGTCGACGGCGTCCGCGCGTCGTCGCTGGTCGCCGACCACTCCAACGGCACGCTGCTGGCGTTCGAGGTGCTGGACTCGTCGCTGGTCGCGGCGCTGGCCGAGCGCGGCGTCGACGTCGACGCCATCGAGGCGACCCCCGACGATGCGGAGCTGGTTCTGGACGCGCCCGGAGACGCCGACCCGCGGTCGCTCACCGACGTCGTCGAGGACCGCTGTCCGGGTGCGGAGCTCGCCGCCATCCAGGAGCACGCCTCACCGCCGTCCAGCGAGCGCGCAGCGCTGGCGTCGGTCGCCGACGACCTGACCGAGCGCCAGCGCGTGGTCCTCAAGCGGGCGTACGCCGCGGGGTTCTTCGATTCGACCCGGGACGTCTCCGGAGCCGAGCTAGCGGACTCGATGGGGCTGTCGCCGTCGACGTTCCACCAGCACCGGCGGGCGGCGCTCCGGAAGCTCGTCGGTGCCGCCATCGAGTGCGACGACCTCGACGACACCCTCACTTGAAGCAACCGCGGCGATACCGGAAATTTGGGCTGTCACGCTTACGACGTGTTCATCCCAACTACCGGTTGGACCATGGCAGCACCAGGCACTGAATCGACGTGGCTGTGGCTCGGGACGGCTGGAATGTTCCTCGGGATGGTGTACTTCATCGCCCGAGGGTGGGGTATCGAGAACGAACGACGACAGAAGTTCTACATCGCCACGATCTTCATCACGGCAATCGCGTTCGCGAACTATCTGGCGATGGCGCTCGGATACGGCTTGACAACCGTGACAGTCGCCGGGGAGGAACTCCCCATCTACTGGGCGCGGTACACGGACTGGCTGTTCACTACCCCGCTGTTGCTGTACGACCTCGGCCTGCTCGCGGGCGCAGACCGGAACACCATCGCGACCCTCGTCGGCCTCGACGTGCTGATGATCGGGACCGGTGCCGTCGCGACGCTGACCGGTGCCGGAACCGACGCAATCGGGACCGAGGGCGCGCGCCTCGTCTGGTGGGGCATCAGCACGGGCTTCCTGCTGGTGCTACTGTACATCCTGTTCGGGTCGCTGACCTCGCAGGCGAAGTCGCTGTCGAGTGACGCCCGGGGAACGTTCGGGACGCTCAGAAACATGATTCTCGTGCTGTGGCTGGTCTACCCGGTGTGGTGGCTGGTCGGCACCGAGGGCCTCTCCGCCGTCGGCATCGGCGTCGAGACGGCCGGCTTCATGGTGCTGGACCTCACCGCGAAGGTCGGGTTCGGCTACATCCTGCTGCGCAGTCACAGCATCCTCGACGCGGCCGAGACTCGTCGGGAGGCACCCACCGGCGGCCAGCCCGCGGACGCCTGACGTGCCCCGGCGAGGGTCGAGTGGACTCGCCAATCTTTTCGACGTGCGCGCGAAACACGAGCCGACAGTGACACGAACCGCCGCCGCTCGCACCGTGACCCGCTCCGGGAGCCGGTCTCTTCGGGAGACGCCCGGCGGACAGCACCGGAGGCGTGGCCGGTGACGACGACGTACGTGGCGTTCCTCGCGGCGTTCGTTCTGCCGCCGCTCGCGGTGCTCGCCGCGCTCCGCGTCGCTCGCTGGGACGGTGACTACCGCCGCCTGGGCGGCATCGGGGTGCTGGTCGTGCTCGCGATGGTGTACACGACGCCCTGGGACAACTACCTCGTCGCGCGCGGCGTCTGGTGGTACGGCGACGGCACCGTGGCGGCGTCGCTCTGGCACGCGCCCGTCGAGGAGTACATCTTCGTCGCCGCGCAGACGCTACTGACGGGACTCTGGGTGCAGTCGCTGCCGGTCCGCGACGACCCCGACTTCCTGCCGACGCGCCGCGACGCCGCTGCCGGCCTGCTCGCCGGCGTCCTCGTCGCCGCCGTCGGCGTCGCGTTCCTCGCTCGTGACGCCACGTTCTATCTGGGTGCCATCCTCGCGTGGGCCGCGCCCGTGCTCGCGCTCCAGTGGGCGGTCGGCTGGCGGTACCTCTGGGCGCGCCGCCGGCTGTACGGCGTCGCCGTCGCCGTCCCGACCCTCTACCTGTCCACCATCGACCAGTGGGCCATCGCGGACGGCATCTGGGTGCTCGCCGACCAGTACACGACCGGCCTGTCCGTCCTCGGGCTGCCGGTCGAGGAGGGCGCGTTCTTCCTCGTGACGAACGTCTTCGTGACACAGGGGCTGGTTCTCTACGCGTGGGTGGTCGCGCGGTGGCGCTGACCGCCCTCGGCTCCCGGGAGCGAGCCACGCTCGCGGGCCCGGCGCTCGCTGTCGGCTGGCTCGCCGTCGCGCTCACCGCAGTGCCTGTGCTCGCGGGCGTCGAGCTGTCGCCGACGGTCCGGTACGCGCCGCTGGTGGCGAGCGCGGTGCTGTTCGGGATGCCCCACGGTGCCATCGACTACGTCGCGCTCCCGCGAGCCGTCGACGGCGAGGTGTCGGGCCGCTGGCTCGCGGCCGTCGGCGTTCTCTACCTCGTCCTCGGCGGCGCGTACGCCGCGACGTGGTTCGCGTTCCCGGTGGCCGCCGCGCTCGCGTTCGTCGCAATCACGTGGCTGCACTGGGGACAGGGCGACCTCTACCCGCTGCTGGAGTTCCTGGATACGGACTACCTCGACACGCGCACGCGACGCGCGGGGACGCTGCTCGTGCGCGGCGGCCTCCCGATGCTCGTCCCGCTGCTCGGCCACCCCGAGCGCTACCGGGCGGTCGTCGCGGCGTTCGCGGCTCCGTTCGGTGCGAGCGCCGACGACGTCGCCGCGCTCGCGCTGTTCGACCCGGCGGTCCGACTCGGGCTCGGCGTCGGATTCGCCGCGCTCACCGTCGGCGTACTCGCAGTTGGGCGACGGCGCACCCGGAATCCGCGGGCGTGGCGCGTGGACGCCGCCGAGACGCTGGCGCTGTGGGCGTTCTTCTACGTCGTCCCGCCGGTGTTCGCGGTCGGCGTCTACTTCTGCGTCTGGCACTCGGTGCGGCACGCCGCGCGCGCCATCGCCGTCGACGACTCGGTGCGGCCGTCGCTGCGTGCGGGCGACGTGCTCGGGCCGCTCGCGCGCTTCGGGAAAGAGGCGGCTCCCCTGACGGCGGTCGCGCTCGCACTCGTCGGTGGACTCTGGGTCGCGGTGCCGGACCCTCCGACCACGCTGGAGGGCGGTGCCGCGCTCTACCTCGTCCTGATTGCGGTGCTGACGCTCCCGCACGTCGTCGTGGTGACGTTGATGGACCGCGCGCAGGGCGTGCTCTGAAGCGGGACTGAAAACGTTTACCTCCCCGCAGGGCGAACACCGCTCCAAGAGACCAGTATGGCCCAGGACATCAAGCCCACCCGGAAGAACCTCATGGAGATCGAGGACCGCATCGAACTCTCCGAGCGAGGCCACGACACGCTCGAACAGAAGCGCGACGGCCTCATCATGGAGTTCATGGACATCCTCGACCAGGCACAGGACGTCCGGGAGGACCTCGAGGGCGACTACCAGACGGCCCAGAAGAAGATCAACATGGCGCGCGCGATGGAGGGCGACATCGCCGTCCGCGGCGCTGCCGCCGCCCTCGAAGAGCACCCCGAAATCACCGTCGAGTCCCGGAACATCATGGGCGTCGTCGTCCCTCAGATCGAGTCCACGAAGGTCAGCAAGAGCCTCGACGAGCGCGGCTACGGCATTCTCGGGACGAGCGCCCGCATCGACGAGGCCGCCGAGGCCTACGAGGACCTGCTGGAGTCCATCGTGCTCGCGGCGGAGGTCGAGACCGCGATGAAGAAGATGCTCACGGAAATCGAGACGACCAAGCGCCGCGTGAACGCTCTGGAGTTCAAGCTCCTGCCCGAACTGTACGACGGCCAGGAGTACATCGAGCAGAAACTCGAGGAGCAGGAACGCGAGGAGATCTTCCGCATGAAGAAGGTCAAAGCGAAGAAAGAGGAGGACGAGGAAGAGGAAGACGAGGCGGCCGACGCCTACTACCTCGGCGAGGAAGACGCGCCGGCCGACGACTAGTACCACTCGCTGCACTCGCCCGGCCCGTTCGAGTTGCTTTCTGGAACTCTCTCCGTCTGCTGCAGTCGAAACCAGCTGGTTCGTGTCGACGTGGCCGCGAGCAGCGACCGCCGACCACCACGTCGGCCCGCGCCACTTAGGGGCCCGCCGGCCGTCGTGCGAGCCATGGACTGTCCGAACTGCGGCGCTGACCTCCTGGCGTTCCCCGTTCCCGACGCTGTCCGCGAGCACCTGCCCGACGACCGGGCGAGCGCCACCGTCTGCACGCACTGTCTCCGGGTCGCGCCGAGCGACGACACCGTCGCCGAGTACCCCGACTTCTCCCGCGCGAGCGAGGCGTTCCCCGACGACGGCGAGACGGCCGCCGTGCTGGCGAGCCTGCTCGCGCTCCTCGACCGGCTCGTGCTCCACCGGCAGGACGCCGATGCCGTCGCCGACATCGCGGAGCGCCGGGGCGTCGACGTTCTCCTCTTCTTGGACCGGGTCGCCGCGGACGACACAGTCGACCCGGAACTCGACGTGACTCGACGCCGCACGCAACTCGAACAGCTCATCTGAGTGCCGGCAGGCCAGCAGTTAGGGGGCTGGCCGCCGACCGTCAGTACATGGACACTGAGTGGGCTGACGCCGACCGGCTGGCCGGCTTGCGCGACGACCTCGTCGTCACTGGGGACCGCGCCAGTATCTCGGTCGAAGCACCGTACACGGGCGATGAACTCGCGGAGATTCCCGCGGGCACCGAGGCGGACATCGAGGCCGCGGTCGAGCGCGTCGAGACGGCGCAGGAGGCGTGGGCCGAGCGACCCGTCGAGGAGCGGACCGCCGTCCTCGACCGGTACGCCGACCGGGTGCTCGACGCTCAGGCCGACGTGCTGGACCTCGCGCAACTGGAGGCCGGGAAGTCCCGGCGGGACGCCTTCGAGGAGGTGCTGGACGTGGCGGCGACCGCCGACCACTACGC encodes:
- a CDS encoding DUF6276 family protein, whose amino-acid sequence is MDCPNCGADLLAFPVPDAVREHLPDDRASATVCTHCLRVAPSDDTVAEYPDFSRASEAFPDDGETAAVLASLLALLDRLVLHRQDADAVADIAERRGVDVLLFLDRVAADDTVDPELDVTRRRTQLEQLI